A genomic window from Struthio camelus isolate bStrCam1 chromosome 2, bStrCam1.hap1, whole genome shotgun sequence includes:
- the LOC104145135 gene encoding zona pellucida-binding protein 2-like isoform X9: MAVTAPPARRAPPPPLPLLVLVLGAAAGSSHFLDKTQLTKKGEAHLKQEGIIRMYNSVALSEPMKITSLPDVPQTPHQILGKEGSTVLVYVSINSKGFILKCLTEKLLKERINDPEYQWVGPMGLITKESQRLVLTEDCLEIYNIHASDSGSYTCKVTYVHNDKHMVTEVHFMIYVYHKPGKSLHLASEFKTGSCETSAVVSFEKKLLEDLKKLIHDLQCGIQQWNVQCHAATDTTAMLTRKLTFHFVVFPFALAFTDPCESSDCENSSNCIKKAYTRIQQFLRVLRSHYHSQQMHYIPGSLTGLNIDHCKPGFGKNITSSSICTGCCITCPPGRFSADYNTVCTLCAPGSYNEKYGQTACESCPKQHTSDRRGSKTASDCQRTLPIWIVFLIIPTGVILVLLISWVIQMFQE; encoded by the exons ATGGCGGTAACGGCGCCtccggcccgccgcgccccgccgccgccgctgccgctgctggtgctggtgctgggggcgGCGG CAGGAAGCTCTCATTTCTTGGATAAGACTCAACTCACAAAGAAAGGAGAGGCACACTTGAAACAAGAAGGTATAATTAGAATGTACAACTCAGTGGCTCTGTCTGAACCCATGAAAATAACATCTCTCCCAGATGTTCCACAAACACCTCATCAAATACTTGGAAAAGAAGGCTCAACTG ttctagTGTATGTTTCTATTAATTCCAAAGGCTTTATCCTTAAGTGCTTGACTGAAAAGTtgttaaaggaaagaataaatgatCCAGAATATCAGTGGGTTGGTCCCATGGGCTTGATAACCAAag AATCACAAAGACTTGTTTTAACAGAAGATTGCCTGGAGATCTATAACATTCATGCAAGTGACTCTGGAAGTTATACCTGTAAAGTTACCTATGTACATAATGATAAACATATGGTGACCGAAGTCCATTTTATGATCTATG tgtatcATAAGCCAGGGAAGAGCCTACATCTGGCATCAGAATTCAAAACAGGAAGTTGTGAAACCAGTGCAgttgtttcctttgaaaaaaaactGTTAGAAGACTTGAAGAAATTAATTCATGACCTGCAGTGTGGAATTCAGCAGTGGAATGTGCAGTGCCATGCAGCCACAGATACAACAGCAATGCTAACACGCAAACTTACATTCCACTTTGTAG tttttcccttTGCACTGGCATTTACAGATCCCTGTGAAAGTTCAGACTGTGAAAATTCCTCCAACTGTATCAAAAAG GCCTATACCAGGATTCAGCAATTTCTGAGAGTCCTAAGATCACACTATCACAGTCAACAGATGCATTATATTCCTGGAAGCCTTACAGGTTTGAATATAGACCACTGCAAACCAGGATTTGGTAAAAATATTACCAGTAGTTCAATATGCACAGGATGTTGCA tAACATGCCCACCTGGTAGATTTAGTGCTGACTACAATACTGTATGTACGCTCTGCGCACCTGGATCTTACAATGAAAAATATGGGCAAACTGCATGTGAAAGCTGTCCAAAGCAACATACTAGTGATAGAAGAGGATCCAAAACTGCAAGTGACTGTCAAA
- the LOC104145135 gene encoding zona pellucida-binding protein 2-like isoform X10, with amino-acid sequence MAVTAPPARRAPPPPLPLLVLVLGAAAGSSHFLDKTQLTKKGEAHLKQEGIIRMYNSVALSEPMKITSLPDVPQTPHQILGKEGSTVLVYVSINSKGFILKCLTEKLLKERINDPEYQWVGPMGLITKESQRLVLTEDCLEIYNIHASDSGSYTCKVTYVHNDKHMVTEVHFMIYVYHKPGKSLHLASEFKTGSCETSAVVSFEKKLLEDLKKLIHDLQCGIQQWNVQCHAATDTTAMLTRKLTFHFVVFPFALAFTDPCESSDCENSSNCIKKAYTRIQQFLRVLRSHYHSQQMHYIPGSLTGLNIDHCKPGFGKNITSSSICTGCCITCPPGRFSADYNTVCTLCAPGSYNEKYGQTACESCPKQHTSDRRGSKTASDCQRTLPIWIVFLIIPTGVILVLLISWV; translated from the exons ATGGCGGTAACGGCGCCtccggcccgccgcgccccgccgccgccgctgccgctgctggtgctggtgctgggggcgGCGG CAGGAAGCTCTCATTTCTTGGATAAGACTCAACTCACAAAGAAAGGAGAGGCACACTTGAAACAAGAAGGTATAATTAGAATGTACAACTCAGTGGCTCTGTCTGAACCCATGAAAATAACATCTCTCCCAGATGTTCCACAAACACCTCATCAAATACTTGGAAAAGAAGGCTCAACTG ttctagTGTATGTTTCTATTAATTCCAAAGGCTTTATCCTTAAGTGCTTGACTGAAAAGTtgttaaaggaaagaataaatgatCCAGAATATCAGTGGGTTGGTCCCATGGGCTTGATAACCAAag AATCACAAAGACTTGTTTTAACAGAAGATTGCCTGGAGATCTATAACATTCATGCAAGTGACTCTGGAAGTTATACCTGTAAAGTTACCTATGTACATAATGATAAACATATGGTGACCGAAGTCCATTTTATGATCTATG tgtatcATAAGCCAGGGAAGAGCCTACATCTGGCATCAGAATTCAAAACAGGAAGTTGTGAAACCAGTGCAgttgtttcctttgaaaaaaaactGTTAGAAGACTTGAAGAAATTAATTCATGACCTGCAGTGTGGAATTCAGCAGTGGAATGTGCAGTGCCATGCAGCCACAGATACAACAGCAATGCTAACACGCAAACTTACATTCCACTTTGTAG tttttcccttTGCACTGGCATTTACAGATCCCTGTGAAAGTTCAGACTGTGAAAATTCCTCCAACTGTATCAAAAAG GCCTATACCAGGATTCAGCAATTTCTGAGAGTCCTAAGATCACACTATCACAGTCAACAGATGCATTATATTCCTGGAAGCCTTACAGGTTTGAATATAGACCACTGCAAACCAGGATTTGGTAAAAATATTACCAGTAGTTCAATATGCACAGGATGTTGCA tAACATGCCCACCTGGTAGATTTAGTGCTGACTACAATACTGTATGTACGCTCTGCGCACCTGGATCTTACAATGAAAAATATGGGCAAACTGCATGTGAAAGCTGTCCAAAGCAACATACTAGTGATAGAAGAGGATCCAAAACTGCAAGTGACTGTCAAA